A stretch of DNA from Apis cerana isolate GH-2021 linkage group LG8, AcerK_1.0, whole genome shotgun sequence:
CCCTCGGGGCCACGTGTCGCGGAGCCGTGTCGAAGCCAGGATTGTCCCTATCGCGGCTCTCCCTTCGTCTAGGACGTGACAACGCATCCCGCTTCGGTATATTCGATGCGTGCACTCACGCACGTAAGCAGCGGCGCGGATTATTCCCCTGGGTGCAGCGACTGGCCGTGACACGAATGTCAATGTGTCTGTTAACGCGAACTGGCCCCGCCGCGGTTTGCCCGCGCGTTTAAACGTAGGCGACGTAACGTAATAGGCACGCGGCCCGGTGAAAGCCGCCAAGGGTTCTTACGATACGCAACGGGCCCCTCGCCGTCCCATTATGCACCGTAACGATTATACAGCCGCGCCAAACGCCGTTTCTATGCCCGTTTCTTCTCTGTACGCGTAATCTGTGTACTCTGCGTACGTGATGTTCGAGTTTGGGGAGGGAGAGCTCGAATTTGAGTCAATAACGTGGCTCGACAAgcggatattttaataataacgttcattgaaagaaaaagggggagaTAAAATTCCCGGGGTTAACACTGTCATTAGCCAACTCTTGGAAAAGATTTATCAAGTAATGGAAAACAGATGGATGGAGGTAAGATGAGACGGGTAATTGGAATAATAAGAGCGAGGGGACAAAGTTTTAGCAAGCGAATCAAAATCGTTGGTAATTTCGTTCCGTTCCTCTTATTGCCCTCCTTCGATGATCGACCAATTAATCCCGTTTCAGAGAACGGCAACCTGCGGGCCCACTACACGAAAACGACGGTGAGGGCCGGGGAGGTTCTGCGACTGGCGGCGGTTTTCCAGGACACGCGGAGGGCGCCTGTCCCGAGCGGTATTTCCGGGGTGGTGAGCGCGCCGGAGGGCAAGAGTTCGAGGTCGTCGGAGCGAGACCAGTACGCCCAGTGCCTGGATTCGCACGGCCACGAACTGTTCGCGCCCCTTTCCGCGCGAGGAGAGTTCTACGCGACTTGCCAGAGCGGGAGCCTCGACACAGGAAGCGACGCCGTTCTCTACAGGGTGCACCAGCTGGCCAGGAGGGACCTTCCTCTAAGGGTGAGCCTCGAAAAgacgagaaaagaaacaaatacaaaGCCCGAGACTTGCGAACAAAtcgagaaatatcgaaaatatttctcgagcTCGTTTGGTAATCGTTCAATCAGGTGCGACTGGTCGCCGGGCCCTTGCCGATACCGTTGCCCCGAGATTACAGCGGCCTGATGCAACTGGAAGGCGCGACCAGAGGTCCCATAGTGCTGGGATGCGCGGTACCTTTGATGCCGGAGAGGCCCCTGCCCAACTCCACCGTCCCCGAGCTCCTCGAGCTGGTCGCAACGGGACCAACCGCGCCACGAGTGAAGAGGGCCAGGCTGGGCTGCCCATCCGAGGCTCGGCTGCTCGCCTCGCCCAAGATGCAGCGATTGCTTTCAGCTTGCAGGTGAATTTGAACGAGAGGGAGGTCCGCGTGGGTGCTGGAGTTAATTCTCACGAGCCTCTCTTCTTTTCGAATCGCAGGAGGGCGTTGGACCAGAGGGCGACGGAGCCGCGGGTGGCGCCACCCAAGCCGCCCGCGAGCGGCGGCCAGTTAAAGGAGCTTCACCTGAAGGAGATCAAGTCGAAGCCGGAAGCGAAGCCGATCCTCCAGAGTCTGAAGGAGGGGTTGGAGCACATCAAACGGACCACGATCAGGGATCGCAGCAACGGGCGGGCGGCGGGCGGCGGCAACAACCACGGCTTCCTCGACCGGATCTCGAGGATAGCCCAGGgtggaaggggagggaggaaccCGGCCAAGAAGTCGGCCTCGTTCACGTTCGCCGTCAGGCCTGAAATCGGCATGAGGTCGGAGAGATACGCGAGCCTCGAGTCGGAGGCGAATCTGATCCAGGCGTCCGCGCCGTCCTCCAGACACCAGGTGCAACGATCCGTCTCGACCAGCGTGCTCGAGGTCCAGACCCAGCAGGACATGGATCCACCTTACTCCAAGGTCAGGGACAGCTTGACCCCGCTACCATCCACCCCGCCGTCGTCCAAGACGGAGGAGATATACGCGGAGATCTGCGAGCCTACTACGAGCCCTGCCCCGTCCCCGGAGGAGAAGCCTCCCCCTCCACCTCCCCCGCCGGAGGGGAGAAATGGGACAAGGGAGAAGGACAGAGGTTACGTGAAGTTGGCTTTGTCCCAATCCGAGATTTCCAACGTcggcgaggaggaggaagggattTATAACACCGTCTGTTGATGTTGGAGCGAGAGAGGAAGTTGGATTATAAGTTACTGAAAGAGGAGGATTGAACGACTGAGCGATCTCGTGTTTTGTGGATTGGATTGGGATTGAATCGGGGGTGGAAAAGGAAGAGATAGGCGAGGATGTTGGAGGACGAAATGCTTCCAATAATTATTCACCGAGGATAACAAAAacgcattttcattttataaaattaaaaaggaagaagggggagggggatagtCGAGGGAACCAGTTCTCGAGAAGAAGAACGTTTTAAACTTTCCAACGTATAAACTAAATCATCCTTGTACAGCTCGTAAACATCAACCACATTGAAATGCTTTCGAGTTTTATTCTGCCTTCGGGCGAAAAAGGATCGAGATCTTGAATCGCTCGACACGTTCTCGAACGTTTTTTAAAAGACAGTTTCGCGTCCACAgcttcgataaaatttcctttccaACCCGATCGATTCCAGCAAGTGACACTCTAATTTTATCGAGCTGCTTGGATCGAGCGCAGATCGTCGACAGGCTCGTTAACAAGATGAATAAACATCGAAGAGAGTCTTTGGCACAGTTAGAATTccgtttaaacaaatttataggagtaaaattttaactatcaTCCCTCGTATCTTTCtgataagtaattattttccccaatgaaaagaatcataattaattaaatagatgaaaaagcaaatatatatacgtcttccttcttttctgtTCATTCTCCCAATCTCTAATGGTATCGTCGAAAAATAACTTTGCCAAAGTTAATCTTCTTCCCCTCTAATTCGATTAATCTGATTATTAGACCGaggatatttatacaaaatttgtacacgaataaaaataacgtattaaaataaaatatatatatatatataatttattcttcgattattttaatcacaaCGTgtctcgaatatttatatatatatatatatttttttacacatacatataaacaTCCTCCAGTCTACTAATTATCGACCGTGTATGAACCTGCTTGTCCTCTTGTACATCGTATAAACATAGTTCTATCGTGGTTCATTGATAAGGGACAACGTGTGACTTCCTAGAATCAAGATGGACAGAGAGGGGAACAAGCGTCGAGGAAGAATTTACAGCGTCATTTGCCGAAGGAATTATCCTCCCAGCGTCTTTTTCTACCCTTTTTCCGAGAGAGAACGGCCGCGTCCTCCACGGGGAACCGGACCGGAAGATTTACAAGGCTGTTGACCGGTGAAAATGATCGCGTAATTGCGGTCCTGGGCGCTCGCGGCGGATGTAGCGGGCCCTCGGCGGGACGCCAACCCGACTTCCGGTTGCATTAAAGGATTCTGCGCTGTGGacgatcgattattattaggGGCGACCAGTATTCGAGGACGTGACGAAGGATCTGATTCTTCGTTTGTGATTTATGGATTGATATAAGTGGATTGGAGAGGAGGATGTGACCTgagttaaatcaatttattaattttcggaGTGCGATTCCATGATCGATTGGATGATTGAAgtgaatttggaatttttttaaaatctagacCGATGGAGatttaaattccaaatttccTTTTCCGATTTATGGGTCAGTGTATCTTTTAGAAGAGTGAAAAATTGTGTGTGAAAGAAATAGTTCCTTCTTGCCTGGTTGTGCAAGGGACACGTTTTTAGCAATGATTACAATTTAGTTTGAAGCGGATTGttttcgatattcgataaaaacattttttgtacAGTTGTTGGTAAACGTTTTAGCGTTTAAGATGGTTGATTCGACGACCAGCGTTTTGTACATTTGTTGATACTGGTTGTGAACGCCCACGAGAAACAcgatttgtaattttcttattgtatagtta
This window harbors:
- the LOC107995293 gene encoding uncharacterized protein LOC107995293 codes for the protein MSSSGEFSTLSSGEATGTGDDSLPSSREATAEAAGSGAGFMPLREFLDRFSLPRVVRVEGAGGRPILLYKQQQRSLRVTATLLMHRYRHDVKVGPEIVIPEGYPGWFSVVSNNSGTGSARVYRRVGALVRAGVPAFLLAKPLRAYTLTHSKMENGNLRAHYTKTTVRAGEVLRLAAVFQDTRRAPVPSGISGVVSAPEGKSSRSSERDQYAQCLDSHGHELFAPLSARGEFYATCQSGSLDTGSDAVLYRVHQLARRDLPLRVRLVAGPLPIPLPRDYSGLMQLEGATRGPIVLGCAVPLMPERPLPNSTVPELLELVATGPTAPRVKRARLGCPSEARLLASPKMQRLLSACRRALDQRATEPRVAPPKPPASGGQLKELHLKEIKSKPEAKPILQSLKEGLEHIKRTTIRDRSNGRAAGGGNNHGFLDRISRIAQGGRGGRNPAKKSASFTFAVRPEIGMRSERYASLESEANLIQASAPSSRHQVQRSVSTSVLEVQTQQDMDPPYSKVRDSLTPLPSTPPSSKTEEIYAEICEPTTSPAPSPEEKPPPPPPPPEGRNGTREKDRGYVKLALSQSEISNVGEEEEGIYNTVC